The DNA sequence CGCGCGACGGCCGCCGAGTCGTCGGTCGAGCCGTTGTCGACGACGATCACCTCGTCGGGCGGAACGGTCTGCCCGGCGAGCGCGTCGAGGCAGCGGGCGAGCAGCCGGGCATCGTCCTTGACCGGGATGACCACCGAGGTTCGGAGGTGCCCCGCATCGACCGACAGCTCCGGCATCCGTGCGCCTCCCATGACGTCACCGCACGGACGTCCGTCCGTGCTCTTCTTCCACCCTACGGAGGGCAGGGAAGGGACGTGGCCGGGTTGACGACGGTGCGGCGCCCCGCTAGCTGTTCTTCCCCGGGACGTTGTGATCGTTTGATGTAGCGAAGACCTCCGGGACGATGTGGGTACCACCCTCACTTCGTTCACCGGAGGTCTTCGTGACTCACGCTAATGCTCCCTTGACGCCTGAAGGGCGTCGTCGTCTCGCGTCGTCGATTGTTGATCATGGTTGGTCGGTCCGCGTCGCCGCGCAACGGTTCCAATGCTCGCCCGCGACGGCGTCGCGGTGGTCGCGCCGTTATCGGGCCGGGTTGCCATTGACGGATCGCAGCTCACGGCCGGCTTCGTCACCGAACCGGGTGGCGCTGCGATTGGAGCGTCGCATCATCGCGCTGCGATTCACGAGACGATGGGGTCCGCACCGGATCGCTTGGCATCTGGGGGTTCCGCGCTCGACGGTCGGCCGGGTACTGACCCGCTATCGGATGCCGTTGCTGCAGCACCTGGATCAAGCCACCGGCCTGCCCGTTCGCAGACCGAAGGCGCTTCGTTACGAGATGAGCGTCCCGGGCGAGCTGGTTCACGTCGATATCAAGAAGCTCAGCAGGATCCCTGACGGTGGCGGCTGGCGTGCTTATGGCCGAGGGTCCCAGCAAGACCGCCGAGCCGGCGTCGTCCGTGATCGCGCTGCCCGTCGAGGCGCGTCACCGTCGCGCGGATACGTGTTCCTGCATCACGCGGTCGACGACCACAGCCGACTGGCCTACTCCGAACGGCTGGGCGACGAACGCGGCGACACAGCCGCCGCGTTCTGGAGTCGAGCCCGCAGCTTCTTCGCTGAACACGACATCACGGTCGCTGCGGTGATGACGGACAACGGCGCCTGCTATCGCTCACGAGCCTTCGCCACAGCACTCGGAGACGGCGTCAAGCATCGACGCACTCGACCGTTCCGCCCCCAATCGAACGGCAAGGTCGAACGCTTCAACCGCACCCTCGCCGCCGAATGGGCCTACGCCCGCCCCTACACATCCGAGACCGAACGCGAAGCCGCCTATCCCGAGTGGCTTCATCACTACAATCACCACCGACCCCACAGCGGAATCGGCGGACTCACACCCTCAGCCCGCGTTCACAACCTGCCGGAGAAGAACAGCCAGCGCTCGTGAGCGTCGCGGCTGCACGCCGCCGCGCCGGGTCAGAACTCGGCGAGCACGACGCGGGCGACCTCCTCGACGACCTCGTCGTCGTACGCGGCATCCGGGTCCGTCTTCGCCGTCAGGATCGCGATGTAGATGCGCTCACCCGATCCCGTCGTCACGACGGCCACGTCGTTGCGCACGCCCCCGGCCCCTCCGGACTTGTCTGCGACGGCCCATCCGGCAGGCGCTGCCGCACGGATGAGGGCATCGCCCGTCGCATTGCCGCTCATCCAGTC is a window from the Microbacterium sp. LWO14-1.2 genome containing:
- a CDS encoding IS481 family transposase, which translates into the protein MTHANAPLTPEGRRRLASSIVDHGWSVRVAAQRFQCSPATASRWSRRYRAGLPLTDRSSRPASSPNRVALRLERRIIALRFTRRWGPHRIAWHLGVPRSTVGRVLTRYRMPLLQHLDQATGLPVRRPKALRYEMSVPGELVHVDIKKLSRIPDGGGWRAYGRGSQQDRRAGVVRDRAARRGASPSRGYVFLHHAVDDHSRLAYSERLGDERGDTAAAFWSRARSFFAEHDITVAAVMTDNGACYRSRAFATALGDGVKHRRTRPFRPQSNGKVERFNRTLAAEWAYARPYTSETEREAAYPEWLHHYNHHRPHSGIGGLTPSARVHNLPEKNSQRS